In one window of Branchiostoma lanceolatum isolate klBraLanc5 chromosome 15, klBraLanc5.hap2, whole genome shotgun sequence DNA:
- the LOC136421043 gene encoding galactose-3-O-sulfotransferase 3-like yields MQIFHRFAYLHNLSVVLPTATHPGRMNLFYLKGLIPKNYLPPQTHGHDMLIYHTKYSRENYTKLLGKDAVFITILREPLSHLKSQFNFFNLAEKFKLTGPQPLYQFLKDPGKYDHDRTGSHGTRSPMSKDLGMPRDVLDGITNSINTWKPEQPLKASVLSTIETFIAKISKEMDLVMITEYYDESLVLLKRLMCWELKDILYFKMLSYSYETKSENIPPALVENHRKWDIVDYHLYEHFNGTFWQRVQKQGEDFRDETAHFKRMHLLVLKHCTVDSPQNQANRR; encoded by the exons ATGCAGATCTTCCACCGGTTCGCCTATCTACACAACCTGTCCGTAGTCCTGCCTACCGCCACACACCCCGGCCGCATGAACCTCTTCTACCTCAAGGGTCTCATCCCGAAAAACTACCTGCCACCACAAACTCACGGCCACGACATGCTCATCTACCATACTAAGTACAGCCGGGAAAACTACACGAAGCTTCTCGGGAAAGACGCGGTCTTCATCACCATCTTGAGAGAGCCACTGAGTCATCTTAAGTCACAGTTCAACTTCTTTAATCTTGCTGAGAAGTTTAAGTTGACAGGACCACAGCCGCTGTACCAGTTCCTCAAAGACCCAGGGAAGTATGACCACGATCGGACTGGCAGCCACGGCACGAGGAGCCCCATGTCTAAAGACCTGGGCATGCCTCGGGATGTTCTAGATGGTATCACAAACAGTATCAACACATGGAAACCTGAACAACCTCTCAAAGCTTCAGTTTTATCGACCATAGAGACTTTCATCGCTAAGATTTCTAAAGAGATGGACCTTGTCATGATCACAGAGTATTACGACGAGTCGTTGGTTTTGTTGAAGAGGTTGATGTGTTGGGAACTAAAGGATATCCTGTACTTTAAGATGCTATCCTACTCGTACGAGACAAAGTCAGAGAATATTCCCCCAGCTTTGGTGGAAAACCACCGGAAGTGGGACATTGTGGACTACCATCTATACGAACACTTCAACGGAACGTTTTGGCAGAGAGTGCAGAAGCAGGGCGAAGACTTTAGAGACGAAACGGCCCACTTTAAGAGAATGCATCTTCTAGTATTAAAACACTGCACTGTTGACAGCCCTCAGAACCAGG CAAACCGCCGTTAA
- the LOC136449314 gene encoding galactosylceramide sulfotransferase-like isoform X2 — protein sequence MQGGHSSPHLRKATKLVEPPTRHLSCYPRWRIDINTLSVRTEFTCIMRPRRQVMLFSVTALFLYFVISLIRKLETDTPKVSRNPWQKRDDHTSKLTSKRQIPPENSKRSTKFVPPTCTPRTKLALVKTHKTGGTTTMQILHRFAYLRNLSLVLPTVTHPGRMNTFYPHRLTPDRYLPPQGDQYDMLTYHTVYDRDAYLKLVGLEAAFVTILREPLSHLKSQFNFYNFERRFNVTGPEPFDRFLEDTGRYDKSQPSHLGSRSPMSFDLGMPRDIIVDITQHSSQRKGGQPLNATSVQYIQDFLKKLSKEMDLVMIMEYFDESLVMLKRLMCWELKDILYYKALSFKYETKEKPVPPTLVENHRKWDVIDYHLYDHFVSVFTRKEEKLGPDFKSEVENFKTINMKVRTRCSETGSRNMEDLIIQESPWNRAFVVTQDFCTLMKYGQLCYMTLLMDRNHRYKNVKDKKKKLKLPSAHLHAQQYCSLCSKISTDCTLGEYVTHLLYENHISRSDSSFSRNRHTVDGQNQQDFNE from the exons CATCATGCGGCCACGTCGACAAGTGATGCTATTCTCTGTGACCGCCCTGTTCCTCTACTTTGTAATATCATTAATAAGAAAGTTGGAAACAGACACCCCAAAAGTATCTAGAAACCCATGGCAAAAACGAGATGATCATACTTCTAAGCTCACTTCCAAAAG ACAAATTCCTCCGGAAAACAGTAAAAGAAGCACCAAGTTTGTCCCACCGACATGCACACCACGAACCAAGCTAGCCCTGGTCAAAACTCACAAGACAGGAGGCACCACGACTATGCAGATTCTCCATCGCTTCGCCTACCTGAGAAACCTGTCCCTGGTCCTACCAACCGTCACACACCCGGGCCGTATGAACACGTTCTACCCGCACAGACTGACCCCGGATAGGTACCTCCCGCCTCAGGGGGATCAGTACGACATGCTAACATACCACACGGTCTACGATAGAGACGCTTATCTTAAACTTGTCGGGCTAGAAGCAGCCTTTGTTACCATCTTGAGAGAACCTCTCAGCCATCTTAAGTCTCAGTTCAACTTTTATAATTTTGAACGTCGGTTCAACGTTACTGGCCCTGAACCATTTGATCGCTTTCTAGAAGACACGGGGAGGTATGATAAAAGTCAACCAAGTCATCTTGGGTCTAGAAGTCCGATGTCGTTTGACCTAGGTATGCCTCGGGACATTATAGTAGACATTACGCAACACTCTTCTCAAAGAAAAGGTGGGCAGCCTCTTAACGCAACTTCTGTGCAATACATTCAAGACTTCTTGAAGAAACTATCAAAGGAAATGGATCTTGTCATGATCATGGAATACTTCGACGAGTCTCTGGTCATGCTAAAGCGTCTCATGTGTTGGGAGTTAAAAGACATACTCTACTACAAAGCATTGTCGTTCAAGTATGAAACGAAGGAAAAACCGGTGCCGCCTACCTTAGTGGAGAACCACCGAAAATGGGACGTCATAGACTACCACCTTTATGATCATTTCGTGTCCGTCTTTACGCGAAAAGAAGAGAAATTAGGACCCGACTTTAAAAGCGAAGTTGAGAACTTTAAGACCATAAATATGAAGGTGAGAACACGCTGTAGTGAGACTGGCTCTAGAAACATGGAGGATTTGATCATACAAGAGAGTCCGTGGAACAGAGCTTTTGTTGTGACACAGGATTTCTGTACGTTAATGAAGTATGGCCAGCTGTGCTACATGACTCTTTTAATGGACCGAAACCATCGGTACAAAAACGTTAAGGACAAAAAGAAGAAGTTGAAATTGCCTAGTGCTCACTTGCACGCACAGCAATACTGCAGCCTGTGCAGTAAGATATCAACTGACTGTACGTTAGGTGAATACGTCACGCATCTGTTGTATGAGAATCACATCTCACGTTCTGATTCTAGTTTCAGCCGCAACAGGCACACGGTTGATGGACAAAACCAGCAGGATTTTAATGAGTAG
- the LOC136449314 gene encoding galactosylceramide sulfotransferase-like isoform X1 produces the protein MQGGHSSPHLRKATKLVEPPTRHLSCYPRWRIDINTLSVRTEFTCSIMRPRRQVMLFSVTALFLYFVISLIRKLETDTPKVSRNPWQKRDDHTSKLTSKRQIPPENSKRSTKFVPPTCTPRTKLALVKTHKTGGTTTMQILHRFAYLRNLSLVLPTVTHPGRMNTFYPHRLTPDRYLPPQGDQYDMLTYHTVYDRDAYLKLVGLEAAFVTILREPLSHLKSQFNFYNFERRFNVTGPEPFDRFLEDTGRYDKSQPSHLGSRSPMSFDLGMPRDIIVDITQHSSQRKGGQPLNATSVQYIQDFLKKLSKEMDLVMIMEYFDESLVMLKRLMCWELKDILYYKALSFKYETKEKPVPPTLVENHRKWDVIDYHLYDHFVSVFTRKEEKLGPDFKSEVENFKTINMKVRTRCSETGSRNMEDLIIQESPWNRAFVVTQDFCTLMKYGQLCYMTLLMDRNHRYKNVKDKKKKLKLPSAHLHAQQYCSLCSKISTDCTLGEYVTHLLYENHISRSDSSFSRNRHTVDGQNQQDFNE, from the exons CAGCATCATGCGGCCACGTCGACAAGTGATGCTATTCTCTGTGACCGCCCTGTTCCTCTACTTTGTAATATCATTAATAAGAAAGTTGGAAACAGACACCCCAAAAGTATCTAGAAACCCATGGCAAAAACGAGATGATCATACTTCTAAGCTCACTTCCAAAAG ACAAATTCCTCCGGAAAACAGTAAAAGAAGCACCAAGTTTGTCCCACCGACATGCACACCACGAACCAAGCTAGCCCTGGTCAAAACTCACAAGACAGGAGGCACCACGACTATGCAGATTCTCCATCGCTTCGCCTACCTGAGAAACCTGTCCCTGGTCCTACCAACCGTCACACACCCGGGCCGTATGAACACGTTCTACCCGCACAGACTGACCCCGGATAGGTACCTCCCGCCTCAGGGGGATCAGTACGACATGCTAACATACCACACGGTCTACGATAGAGACGCTTATCTTAAACTTGTCGGGCTAGAAGCAGCCTTTGTTACCATCTTGAGAGAACCTCTCAGCCATCTTAAGTCTCAGTTCAACTTTTATAATTTTGAACGTCGGTTCAACGTTACTGGCCCTGAACCATTTGATCGCTTTCTAGAAGACACGGGGAGGTATGATAAAAGTCAACCAAGTCATCTTGGGTCTAGAAGTCCGATGTCGTTTGACCTAGGTATGCCTCGGGACATTATAGTAGACATTACGCAACACTCTTCTCAAAGAAAAGGTGGGCAGCCTCTTAACGCAACTTCTGTGCAATACATTCAAGACTTCTTGAAGAAACTATCAAAGGAAATGGATCTTGTCATGATCATGGAATACTTCGACGAGTCTCTGGTCATGCTAAAGCGTCTCATGTGTTGGGAGTTAAAAGACATACTCTACTACAAAGCATTGTCGTTCAAGTATGAAACGAAGGAAAAACCGGTGCCGCCTACCTTAGTGGAGAACCACCGAAAATGGGACGTCATAGACTACCACCTTTATGATCATTTCGTGTCCGTCTTTACGCGAAAAGAAGAGAAATTAGGACCCGACTTTAAAAGCGAAGTTGAGAACTTTAAGACCATAAATATGAAGGTGAGAACACGCTGTAGTGAGACTGGCTCTAGAAACATGGAGGATTTGATCATACAAGAGAGTCCGTGGAACAGAGCTTTTGTTGTGACACAGGATTTCTGTACGTTAATGAAGTATGGCCAGCTGTGCTACATGACTCTTTTAATGGACCGAAACCATCGGTACAAAAACGTTAAGGACAAAAAGAAGAAGTTGAAATTGCCTAGTGCTCACTTGCACGCACAGCAATACTGCAGCCTGTGCAGTAAGATATCAACTGACTGTACGTTAGGTGAATACGTCACGCATCTGTTGTATGAGAATCACATCTCACGTTCTGATTCTAGTTTCAGCCGCAACAGGCACACGGTTGATGGACAAAACCAGCAGGATTTTAATGAGTAG